From Triticum aestivum cultivar Chinese Spring chromosome 4A, IWGSC CS RefSeq v2.1, whole genome shotgun sequence, a single genomic window includes:
- the LOC123084850 gene encoding putative receptor-like protein kinase At4g00960 codes for MDLTFQLIEQITKSFSDDQKIGCGAYGEVYKGVHNGEEIAIKKLYNMQGIDDKEFTNEFRNLMKVKHPNIVRLIGYCYEIRHRHVEMNGELVFAKIIDRLLCFEYMEGGSLAKYISDESCGLDWPTRYKIIKGICEGLNHLHNARSDYIYHLDLKPDNILLDKNMMPRIADFGMSRLLASSKTHITQTLKGTLGYMPPEFIDKRRITKKYDVFSVGVIILQVMAGAQGYNNCCEMSSPQQFIELVHENWKKRLQGMPMQENTYSIDILAVQRCIELAVRCVEADPVKRPSIMDVVDELNKLDADMKNISLPCQETSDSKDLELDPALELRFPFELNRDISCCMQLINKTNEFVAFNIRTNKMKYSARPNNGTMAPYSKIYITFTLLAQDKDPPYMRCQDMLIVQSTRLSMESGDEITDEFFEKAVASRVVDEVKLPIVYVV; via the exons ATGGATCTCACGTTCCAGTTGATAGAACAGATTACCAAAAGTTTCTCTGACGATCAAAAAATTGGCTGTGGTGCATATGGGGAAGTTTACAAG GGAGTGCACAATGGTGAAGAAATTGCCATTAAGAAGCTTTACAACATGCAAGGGATTGATGACAAGGAATTTACAAATGAGTTCCGTAATCTTATGAAGGTCAAGCATCCGAACATCGTACGCTTAATTGGCTACTGCTATGAAATACGACATAGACATGTTGAGATGAACGGAGAACTTGTTTTCGCTAAAATAATAGACCGACTTCTCTGCTTTGAATATATGGAGGGTGGAAGCCTTGCTAAGTATATTTCTG ATGAATCCTGTGGTCTTGATTGGCCCACTCGATACAAAATCATTAAGGGAATTTGTGAGGGTCTAAATCATCTTCATAATGCGCGGAGTGATTATATTTATCATCTGGATTTGAAACCGGATAATATACTGTTGGATAAAAACATGATGCCCAGGATTGCAGATTTCGGCATGTCAAGACTCTTAGCTTCATCCAAAACCCATATAACTCAAACTCTAAAAGGAACACT AGGGTACATGCCACCAGAATTCATTGACAAGCGCAGAATCACAAAGAAGTATGATGTGTTCAGTGTTGGTGTCATAATTTTACAAGTAATGGCTGGAGCTCAGGGCTACAACAATTGTTGTGAGATGTCTTCTCCCCAACAGTTTATCGAGCTT GTACATGAGAACTGGAAGAAAAGGCTTCAAGGGATGCCAATGCAGGAAAATACTTACTCAATTGACATCCTAGCAGTGCAGAGATGTATTGAACTCGCAGTGAGATGTGTGGAGGCCGATCCCGTAAAAAGGCCTAgtataatggacgtcgtcgatgaGCTGAATAAACTAGATGCTGACATGAAGAATATATCACTTCCATGCCAG GAAACTTCTGATTCCAAAGATCTTGAGCTCGATCCTGCCCTCGAGCTACGCTTCCCATTTGAGCTAAACAGGGACATATCATGTTGTATGCAGCTAATCAACAAGACAAACGAGTTCGTTGCATTCAACATCAGAACCAATAAAATGAAGTACAGTGCACGGCCAAATAACGGGACTATGGCACCATATTCCAAGATTTATATCACATTTACATTGCTGGCACAAGACAAGGATCCACCCTATATGCGGTGCCAAGACATGCTCATTGTGCAGAGCACTAGGCTCAGCATGGAATCCGGTGATGAGATCACTGACGAGTTCTTCGAGAAGGCAGTGGCAAGTAGGGTGGTGGATGAGGTGAAGTTGCCGATTGTCTATGTTGTGTAG